The Glandiceps talaboti chromosome 9, keGlaTala1.1, whole genome shotgun sequence genome window below encodes:
- the LOC144440178 gene encoding uncharacterized protein LOC144440178, which yields MSSKTVLSILVVLTVILALCEAANFCRLRISSKCKKPGRRQFKKADDTDDVMRTYDDLEKKGDIGYDFYPVIIPDDNLRKNDYNRHYSNVAKKDMDMEFYPSETVLQLLLRKYYQDQGRGSWQKRDVGM from the exons ATGTCGTCAAAAACAGTTCTTTCAATACTGGTAGTTTTAACTGTAATCCTGGCTCTGTGTGAGGCGGCCAACTTTTGCCGACTTCGAATCAGTAGTAAATGTAAAAAGCCAGGACGTCGTCAATTCAAAAAAGCTGACGACACCGACGATGTCATGCGTACGTACGATGATTTGGAGAAAAAAGGGGACATCGGCTACGATTTTTATCCTGTTATTATCCCAGACGACAACTTAAGGAAAAACGATTATAATAGACATTATTCGAATGTTGCTAAGAAAGACATGGACATGGAGTTTTATCCCAGTGAAACGGTACTACAATTGCTACTTAGAAAGTATTACCAAGATCAAGGACG GGGATCATGGCAGAAACGGGACGTTGGCATGTAA